One Rutidosis leptorrhynchoides isolate AG116_Rl617_1_P2 unplaced genomic scaffold, CSIRO_AGI_Rlap_v1 contig3, whole genome shotgun sequence genomic region harbors:
- the LOC139882703 gene encoding uncharacterized protein, whose translation MSSDAADNGKSSDNIGKSFAIAYLINSCGLSPQSAQSATKHVNFKSSRKPDSAIVSLQKNGFSKTQITTLIRKYPRVLMCKSDKTLLPKLEFLRSKGFTDDKLTKTVTGWPRIFRYSLEKQIIPTFEFFVEFLKSKEKACLVIQRYACVLSLDIEKKVLPKINTLRENGVPESNVAFLLGIQPRLFEIGLDRLEEAVQEVKKLGFNPLQLSFLSAVGAFIKMRKSTWERKFKVYESWGWSESQVLEAFRKNPRCLMASDDKIMSSMDIIVNKLRMGSGIAELPRIITYSLKNRVIPRVSVAQALVSKGFINDINLLTLVKITEKAFLERFVLCHKKEAPNLLKLYRKKLDQPQ comes from the coding sequence GGAAATCATCTGATAATATTGGGAAATCCTTCGCCATTGCTTACCTCATAAATTCATGTGGGTTGTCTCCACAATCTGCTCAATCAGCTACCAAGCATGTCAATTTCAAATCCTCACGGAAACCAGACTCGGCCATTGTGTCTTTGCAGAAAAATGGTTTCTCAAAAACCCAAATCACAACTTTAATCAGAAAATACCCTCGTGTTCTTATGTGTAAGAGTGACAAAACACTTTTGCCCAAACTTGAATTTCTCCGTTCAAAAGGATTTACGGACGACAAGCTAACCAAAACAGTAACCGGCTGGCCTCGTATATTCCGCTATAGCTTAGAGAAACAAATAATCCCTACTTTTGAATTCTTTGTAGAGTTTTTAAAATCCAAGGAAAAGGCATGCTTGGTCATTCAGAGGTATGCGTGTGTTCTCAGCCTTGACATCGAAAAGAAAGTGCTTCCCAAAATTAATACTTTAAGAGAAAATGGAGTGCCAGAATCGAATGTTGCTTTTTTGCTTGGGATCCAGCCTAGGCTATTTGAAATAGGGCTAGATAGGCTTGAAGAGGCTGTTCAAGAGGTGAAGAAATTGGGGTTCAATCCCTTGCAGCTCTCTTTCCTTAGTGCAGTCGGTGCATTCATCAAAATGCGTAAATCGACATGGGAAAGGAAGTTTAAGGTTTATGAGAGCTGGGGTTGGTCTGAGAGTCAGGTTTTAGAAGCCTTTAGGAAAAATCCCCGATGTCTTATGGCTTCCGATGATAAAATTATGTCTTCGATGGATATTATTGTGAATAAGCTAAGGATGGGATCTGGAATTGCAGAGTTGCCCAGAATTATTACATATAGCTTGAAGAATAGAGTAATTCCAAGGGTTTCAGTGGCTCAAGCTTTGGTTTCAAAGGGTTTCATTAACGACATCAATCTGCTGACATTAGTTAAGATTACAGAAAAGGCCTTTCTTGAAAGGTTTGTCCTTTGTCACAAGAAGGAAGCTCCTAATTTGCTGAAGCTCTACCGGAAGAAATTAGATCAACCACAATAG
- the LOC139882704 gene encoding uncharacterized protein, with protein sequence MSSDAADNVNLSDNIGKSFTTAYLINSCGLSPQSAQSATKHVNFESSRNPDSVIEFLKKNGFSKTQITTLIRKYPRVLLCNSDKTLLPKLEFLRSKGFTDDKLTRSITGYPHVLHYSLEKQIIPTFEFLSDFLKSEEKACMVLQRYVRVLRLDTEKQVVPYINTLRESGVPESNIAFLIWNQPRMIGIGLDRLKEVVQEVKKLGFNPVRMSFVVAAHAFFAMSQSTWERKF encoded by the coding sequence ATGTCTAGTGATGCTGCTGATAATGTGAATTTATCTGATAATATTGGGAAATCTTTCACCACTGCTTACCTCATAAATTCATGTGGGTTGTCTCCACAATCTGCTCAATCAGCTACCAAGCATGTCAATTTTGAATCGTCGCGGAATCCAGACTCTGTCATTGAGTTTTTGAAGAAAAATGGCTTCTCAAAAACCCAAATCACAACTTTAATCAGAAAATACCCTCGTGTTCTTTTGTGTAACAGTGACAAAACACTTTTGCCCAAACTTGAATTTCTCCGTTCAAAAGGATTTACAGACGACAAACTTACCAGATCGATAACTGGCTACCCCCATGTATTGCACTATAGCTTAGAGAAACAAATAATCCCTACTTTTGAATTTCTTAGTGATTTTTTAAAATCCGAGGAAAAGGCATGTATGGTCCTTCAAAGGTATGTGCGTGTTCTCAGGCTTGACACTGAGAAGCAAGTGGTTCCCTATATTAACACTTTGAGAGAAAGTGGAGTGCCAGAATCGAACATTGCTTTTTTGATTTGGAATCAGCCAAGGATGATTGGCATAGGATTAGATAGGCTTAAAGAGGTTGTTCAAGAGGTGAAGAAATTGGGTTTCAATCCTGTGCGGATGTCTTTTGTCGTAGCAGCCCATGCCTTCTTTGCGATGAGTCAATCGACTTGGGAAAGGAAGTTTTAA